From a region of the Streptomyces venezuelae genome:
- a CDS encoding NUDIX domain-containing protein — protein MGNDIVDTPESWEVVASRTPFEGAKTAVRSDQVRMPDTSVVRRDYQVHPGSVCVLALDEEQRVLVLKQFRHPVRHRLWELPAGLLDVPGENPLHAAQRELYEEAHAKAGEWRVLADFFTSPGGSDEAVRIFLARDLAEADGERYEVSEEEADMEIARVPLADLVRGVLAGELHNPGLVTGVLALAAALASDGGIEALRPALAPWPARPYEA, from the coding sequence ATGGGCAACGACATCGTGGACACACCGGAGTCGTGGGAGGTCGTCGCCTCACGGACCCCCTTCGAAGGCGCGAAGACGGCCGTCCGTTCCGACCAGGTCCGGATGCCCGACACCTCGGTGGTGCGCCGCGACTACCAGGTGCACCCCGGTTCGGTGTGCGTCCTCGCCCTCGACGAGGAGCAGCGGGTGCTGGTCCTCAAGCAGTTCCGCCACCCCGTACGGCACCGGCTGTGGGAGCTCCCGGCCGGGCTGCTGGACGTACCGGGCGAGAACCCGCTGCACGCCGCCCAGCGGGAGCTGTACGAGGAGGCGCACGCCAAGGCCGGCGAGTGGCGGGTGCTGGCCGACTTCTTCACCTCGCCCGGCGGATCCGACGAGGCCGTCCGGATCTTCCTCGCGCGGGATCTGGCGGAGGCCGACGGGGAGCGGTACGAGGTCTCCGAGGAGGAGGCCGACATGGAGATCGCCCGCGTTCCGCTCGCGGACCTGGTCCGCGGGGTGCTGGCCGGCGAACTGCACAACCCCGGGCTGGTGACCGGGGTACTGGCCCTCGCGGCCGCCCTCGCCTCCGACGGCGGCATCGAGGCCCTGCGCCCGGCCCTCGCCCCCTGGCCGGCCCGCCCGTACGAGGCGTAG
- a CDS encoding CTP synthase, with protein MTTKHIFVTGGVASSLGKGLTASSLGALLKARGLRVTMQKLDPYLNVDPGTMNPFQHGEVFVTNDGAETDLDIGHYERFLDVDLDGSANVTTGQVYNTVIAKERRGEYLGDTVQVIPHITNEIKHRIRRMATEDVDVVITEVGGTVGDIESLPFLETVRQVRHEVGRDNVFVVHISLLPYIGPSGELKTKPTQHSVAALRNIGIQPDAIVLRADRDVPTSIKRKISLMCDVDEAAVVAAIDAKSIYDIPKVLHTEGLDAYVVRKLDLPFRDVDWTVWEDLLDRVHNPDHEVKVALVGKYIDLPDAYLSVTEALRAGGFANKARVQIKWVTSDDCKTAAGAAAQLGDVDAICVPGGFGDRGVNGKVGAITYARENKIPLLGLCLGLQCVVIEAARNLAGIDDANSTEFDASTPHPVISTMEEQLAFVEGAGDLGGTMRLGMYPAKLAEGSIVREVYGDEAYVDERHRHRYEVNNSYRGELEKKAGLVFSGTSPDNKLVEYVEYPREVHPYLVATQAHPELRSRPTRPHPLFAGLVKAAVERQQSAK; from the coding sequence ATGACGACCAAGCACATCTTCGTCACCGGGGGTGTCGCTTCCTCCCTCGGCAAGGGCCTGACGGCCTCCAGCCTGGGTGCGCTGCTGAAGGCGCGCGGTCTCCGGGTCACGATGCAGAAGCTCGACCCGTACCTGAACGTCGACCCCGGCACGATGAACCCGTTCCAGCACGGCGAGGTGTTCGTCACCAACGACGGCGCCGAGACGGACCTGGACATCGGCCACTACGAGCGCTTCCTCGACGTCGACCTCGACGGCTCGGCCAACGTCACCACCGGCCAGGTCTACAACACGGTCATCGCCAAGGAGCGCCGCGGCGAGTACCTCGGTGACACCGTGCAGGTCATCCCGCACATCACCAACGAGATCAAGCACCGCATCCGCCGCATGGCGACCGAGGACGTCGACGTCGTCATCACCGAGGTCGGCGGCACCGTCGGCGACATCGAGTCGCTGCCGTTCCTGGAGACCGTCCGCCAGGTCCGCCACGAGGTCGGCCGCGACAACGTCTTCGTCGTGCACATCTCGCTGCTCCCGTACATCGGTCCCTCCGGTGAGCTGAAGACCAAGCCCACCCAGCACTCGGTCGCGGCCCTGCGCAACATCGGTATCCAGCCCGACGCGATCGTGCTGCGTGCCGACCGTGACGTCCCCACCTCCATCAAGCGCAAGATCTCGCTGATGTGCGACGTGGACGAGGCGGCCGTCGTCGCCGCGATCGACGCCAAGTCGATCTACGACATCCCGAAGGTGCTGCACACCGAGGGCCTGGACGCCTACGTCGTGCGCAAGCTCGACCTGCCGTTCCGTGACGTCGACTGGACGGTGTGGGAGGACCTGCTCGACCGGGTCCACAACCCCGACCACGAGGTCAAGGTCGCGCTCGTCGGCAAGTACATCGACCTGCCCGACGCCTACCTGTCGGTGACCGAGGCGCTGCGCGCCGGCGGTTTCGCCAACAAGGCCCGCGTCCAGATCAAGTGGGTCACCTCGGACGACTGCAAGACCGCGGCGGGCGCCGCGGCCCAGCTCGGCGACGTCGACGCGATCTGCGTGCCCGGCGGCTTCGGCGACCGCGGTGTCAACGGCAAGGTCGGTGCGATCACCTACGCCCGCGAGAACAAGATCCCGCTGCTGGGCCTGTGCCTGGGTCTGCAGTGCGTGGTCATCGAGGCCGCGCGCAACCTCGCGGGCATCGACGACGCCAACTCCACCGAGTTCGACGCCTCCACGCCGCACCCGGTCATCTCGACCATGGAGGAGCAGCTGGCCTTCGTCGAGGGCGCGGGCGACCTGGGCGGCACCATGCGCCTGGGCATGTACCCGGCGAAGCTCGCCGAGGGCTCCATCGTGCGCGAGGTCTACGGCGACGAGGCGTACGTGGACGAGCGCCACCGGCACCGCTACGAGGTCAACAACTCCTACCGCGGCGAGCTGGAGAAGAAGGCGGGCCTCGTCTTCTCCGGCACCTCCCCGGACAACAAGCTCGTCGAGTACGTCGAGTACCCGCGCGAGGTGCACCCCTACCTGGTGGCCACCCAGGCCCACCCGGAGCTGCGCTCGCGCCCGACGCGCCCGCACCCGCTGTTCGCCGGTCTGGTGAAGGCGGCCGTGGAGCGGCAGCAGTCCGCGAAGTGA
- a CDS encoding glycoside hydrolase family 15 protein, which produces MAVRLEMHVSGRIEDYALIGDMQTAALVCRDGAVDWLCLPRFDSHAVFASILGTEDHGFWRIGPSFPAGTEAPRATRRRYRGDSLVLESEWDTPRGRVRVIDFMPPREDHAPQLIRIVEGISGRVPMRSALRMRFSYGRVVPWVHRVDGRTVAVAGPDSVWLDSDAQTYGKDLTTYSDFTVGPGDRKAFSISWQASHRDAPETPDAEAALESTTDFWREWVEQCTYHGPYREAVIRSLITLKALTYGPTGGIVAAPTTSLPEEIGGVRNWDYRYTWLRDAAITLSSLLRTGYREEARAWREWLLRAVAGDPENLQIMYGIAGERELGETELDWLPGYENSRPVRVGNGAAGQLQLDVYGEVTEALHLGHMTGLARSDYASLLQLKLIRYLETHWDQPDEGIWEVRGPRRHFVHSKVMAWVAVDRTIKLIESGDADGPLERWRELRDEIHQDVCEKGYDKERNTFTQSYGSKELDASLLLIPQMGFLPPDDKRVIGTIEAIQRELSTPDGFILRYPTAGEEAGVDGLEGDEGAFLACSFWMADDLAMIGRVDEARRLFERLLSLRNDLGLLAEEWDPRLQRQVGNFPQAFSHVPLIDTALRLTASGAYGG; this is translated from the coding sequence GTGGCCGTTCGACTGGAGATGCACGTGTCCGGGCGCATCGAGGATTACGCACTGATCGGGGACATGCAGACCGCAGCACTGGTCTGTCGGGACGGAGCGGTGGACTGGCTGTGCCTGCCACGCTTCGACTCGCACGCCGTGTTCGCGAGCATTCTCGGCACCGAGGATCACGGGTTCTGGCGGATCGGCCCGTCGTTCCCGGCGGGCACCGAGGCCCCGCGTGCGACCCGCCGCCGCTACCGCGGTGACTCGCTGGTGCTGGAGTCCGAGTGGGACACCCCGCGCGGCAGGGTCCGCGTGATCGACTTCATGCCTCCCCGCGAGGATCACGCGCCGCAGCTGATCCGCATCGTGGAGGGCATCAGCGGGCGGGTGCCGATGCGCTCCGCCCTGCGGATGCGTTTCAGCTACGGGCGGGTCGTGCCGTGGGTGCACAGGGTCGACGGGCGGACCGTGGCCGTGGCCGGCCCCGACTCGGTCTGGCTGGACTCCGACGCGCAGACCTACGGCAAGGACCTGACGACGTACTCCGACTTCACCGTCGGCCCCGGCGACCGGAAGGCCTTCAGCATCAGCTGGCAGGCCTCGCACCGCGACGCGCCCGAGACCCCCGACGCCGAGGCGGCCCTGGAGTCGACCACCGACTTCTGGCGCGAGTGGGTCGAGCAGTGCACGTACCACGGGCCCTACCGGGAGGCCGTGATCCGCTCGCTGATCACCCTCAAGGCCCTCACGTACGGCCCCACGGGCGGGATCGTCGCCGCGCCCACCACCTCCCTCCCCGAGGAGATCGGCGGGGTCCGGAACTGGGACTACCGCTACACCTGGCTGCGGGACGCGGCCATCACCCTCTCCTCGCTGCTGCGCACCGGCTACCGCGAGGAAGCCCGCGCCTGGCGCGAGTGGCTGCTGCGCGCGGTGGCCGGCGACCCGGAGAACCTGCAGATCATGTACGGGATCGCGGGCGAGCGGGAGCTCGGCGAGACCGAGCTGGACTGGCTGCCGGGCTACGAGAACTCCCGCCCGGTCCGCGTCGGGAACGGCGCCGCGGGCCAGCTGCAGCTCGACGTGTACGGCGAGGTCACCGAGGCCCTGCACCTGGGCCACATGACCGGGCTCGCCCGCAGCGACTACGCCTCGCTGCTCCAGCTCAAGCTGATCCGCTACCTGGAGACCCACTGGGACCAGCCGGACGAGGGCATCTGGGAGGTGCGCGGCCCGCGCCGCCACTTCGTGCACTCGAAGGTGATGGCCTGGGTGGCCGTGGACCGCACGATCAAGCTGATCGAGAGCGGGGACGCGGACGGCCCGCTGGAGCGGTGGCGCGAGCTGCGCGACGAGATCCACCAGGACGTGTGCGAGAAGGGCTACGACAAGGAACGCAACACCTTCACCCAGTCGTACGGGTCGAAGGAGCTGGACGCCTCCCTGCTGCTGATCCCGCAGATGGGCTTCCTGCCGCCGGACGACAAGCGGGTCATCGGCACCATCGAGGCGATCCAGCGCGAGCTGTCCACCCCCGACGGGTTCATCCTGCGCTACCCGACGGCGGGCGAGGAGGCCGGTGTGGACGGCCTGGAGGGCGACGAGGGGGCCTTCCTGGCCTGCTCGTTCTGGATGGCCGACGACCTGGCGATGATCGGCCGGGTGGACGAGGCGCGGAGGCTGTTCGAGCGGCTGCTGTCGCTCCGCAACGACCTGGGTCTCCTCGCGGAGGAGTGGGACCCGCGGCTCCAGCGGCAGGTCGGCAACTTCCCGCAGGCCTTCAGCCATGTTCCGCTGATCGACACGGCCCTGCGGCTGACGGCCAGCGGGGCGTACGGGGGCTGA
- a CDS encoding FAD-binding oxidoreductase, whose protein sequence is MAPLSKAGAALTALREDLSGEVFTPEDPGYDEARTVFNAMIDRRPAVIAQCESTADVVTAVRFARDLDLNVAVRGGGHSVAGMSLNDGGLVVDLRRMHEVTVHPAASAAHIGGGATMSHLDRACAPYGLATTGGRASTTGVGGYVLGGGSGWLDRKFGLAVDNLLGVDLVTAEGELVHATTEEHPELFWGLHGGGGNFGIATSLTLRLYELPAMSIAMLLYLPERGPEVVRTYRDVIEAAPPEASGAALYITGPPEEFVPQHLVGRLVAAALLTYAGPEDEMRELAGPLLAIPHESEIVTAIPYADLQCMIDDPPGMRNYWSAEYLTGCPDAFVDVFCSRAEAMPVPTGTQHLVFPQGGAVASGPADYPIPYRDAPWAVHPFGIWEDPADDERCRQWVKDVRADARPWSTGAVYLNFTGDEGVERVVSGLGSENMQRLGALKRQYDPDNIFRFNHNIQPA, encoded by the coding sequence ATGGCTCCCCTGTCGAAGGCGGGCGCGGCCCTGACCGCGCTCCGCGAGGATCTGTCCGGCGAGGTCTTCACCCCGGAGGATCCGGGGTACGACGAGGCCCGGACCGTCTTCAACGCGATGATCGACCGCAGACCCGCCGTCATCGCCCAGTGCGAGAGCACGGCGGACGTGGTGACAGCCGTGCGGTTCGCGCGGGACCTGGACCTGAACGTCGCCGTGCGCGGCGGCGGCCACAGCGTGGCCGGGATGTCCCTCAACGACGGCGGCCTCGTCGTCGACCTGCGGCGGATGCACGAGGTGACGGTCCATCCGGCGGCTTCGGCCGCGCACATCGGGGGCGGGGCCACCATGAGCCACCTGGACCGGGCCTGCGCACCGTACGGGCTGGCGACCACCGGCGGCCGGGCCTCCACCACCGGCGTCGGCGGCTACGTCCTGGGCGGCGGCAGCGGCTGGCTGGACCGCAAGTTCGGCCTGGCCGTGGACAACCTGCTGGGCGTGGACCTGGTCACCGCCGAGGGCGAGCTGGTGCACGCGACCACGGAGGAGCACCCGGAGCTGTTCTGGGGGCTGCACGGCGGCGGCGGGAACTTCGGCATCGCCACCTCGCTGACCCTGCGGCTGTACGAACTGCCCGCCATGTCGATCGCGATGCTGCTGTACCTGCCGGAACGCGGACCCGAGGTGGTCCGTACGTACCGGGACGTCATCGAGGCGGCACCGCCCGAGGCCTCGGGCGCCGCCCTGTACATCACCGGCCCGCCCGAGGAGTTCGTGCCGCAGCACCTGGTCGGCCGGCTGGTGGCCGCGGCGCTGCTGACCTACGCGGGCCCCGAGGACGAGATGCGCGAGCTGGCCGGGCCGCTGCTGGCGATCCCGCACGAGTCGGAGATCGTCACGGCCATCCCGTACGCCGACCTCCAGTGCATGATCGACGACCCGCCGGGCATGCGGAACTACTGGTCGGCCGAGTACCTCACCGGCTGCCCCGACGCGTTCGTCGACGTCTTCTGCTCCCGCGCCGAGGCCATGCCGGTACCGACCGGCACCCAGCACCTGGTCTTCCCGCAGGGCGGCGCGGTGGCCTCCGGCCCGGCCGACTACCCGATTCCGTACCGCGACGCGCCGTGGGCGGTGCACCCGTTCGGGATCTGGGAGGACCCGGCCGACGACGAGCGCTGCCGGCAGTGGGTCAAGGACGTCCGCGCCGACGCCCGGCCGTGGAGCACGGGCGCGGTCTACCTCAACTTCACCGGGGACGAGGGCGTGGAGCGGGTGGTGTCCGGCCTCGGCAGCGAGAACATGCAGCGGCTGGGCGCGTTGAAGCGGCAGTACGACCCGGACAACATCTTCCGCTTCAACCACAACATCCAGCCCGCCTGA
- a CDS encoding PucR family transcriptional regulator — protein MENQGGITVQRALELPGLRGGLPEVVACADRLGRTVRWVHAGEVPNIASLLKGGELLLTTGLGLGTRPAEQRAFVRRLADRGIAALVVELGPRFTRLPATLVETARSAGLPLVQLHREVPFVAVTEEVHTEIVNHHYALLQRAEEVHRRCTEALLGGGGVPQVLRILADFTGNPVFLETPDGQLLYAAGSTAGDAGADPLQVWEGLRGQREAEPATNTVLIDVPGGGHGTGSVRARVVLVGVSAPLLPVHRMAAERTAGVLAVVLMQARQEEELAARGRGDFLTDLAEGRISAEDAPAQARVLGFKPGGGPLLPVVMRLASDLGPAGNWAVLARAVLEELSSVGVPVLLGVRPVEGRVPLLVSLRAESERTAVADRVSAALRAGVERAGLDRADAPPAVVVGVAGGWAAASAGLRHAAETATAAHGLPARPWYDARRLDIDLLLWRLREHPDLAAFVDRAIGPLRTHDTTSRPPLLPTLETYLAHAGRKAETARELHLNRQTLYNRLARISELLGTDLDDPETVLSLSLALRARRHTPS, from the coding sequence ATGGAAAACCAGGGCGGGATCACGGTTCAGCGGGCGCTGGAACTGCCGGGGCTGCGCGGCGGACTGCCGGAAGTGGTGGCGTGCGCCGACCGCCTGGGCCGGACCGTCCGCTGGGTGCACGCGGGCGAGGTGCCGAACATCGCCTCCCTGCTCAAGGGCGGTGAGCTGCTGCTGACCACCGGCCTCGGGCTCGGCACCCGGCCGGCCGAGCAGCGTGCCTTCGTACGCCGTCTCGCGGACCGCGGGATCGCCGCGCTGGTGGTCGAGCTCGGCCCGCGCTTCACCCGGCTGCCGGCGACCCTCGTGGAGACCGCGCGCTCGGCGGGGCTGCCCCTGGTCCAGCTGCACCGGGAAGTCCCGTTCGTGGCGGTCACGGAGGAGGTCCACACCGAGATCGTCAACCACCACTACGCCCTGCTCCAGCGGGCCGAGGAGGTCCACCGCCGCTGCACGGAGGCCCTGCTGGGCGGCGGGGGCGTCCCACAGGTCCTGCGGATCCTGGCCGACTTCACGGGGAACCCGGTCTTCCTGGAGACCCCCGACGGGCAGCTCCTGTACGCGGCCGGCAGCACGGCCGGCGACGCGGGCGCGGACCCGCTCCAGGTGTGGGAGGGCCTACGGGGCCAGCGCGAGGCCGAACCCGCCACGAACACGGTGCTGATCGACGTCCCGGGCGGGGGCCACGGCACCGGCTCGGTCCGGGCCCGGGTCGTCCTGGTCGGGGTCTCGGCCCCGCTGCTGCCCGTGCACCGGATGGCGGCCGAACGCACGGCGGGGGTCCTGGCCGTGGTCCTGATGCAGGCCCGGCAGGAGGAGGAGCTGGCCGCCCGCGGCCGCGGCGACTTCCTGACGGATCTCGCGGAGGGCCGCATCTCGGCGGAGGACGCGCCGGCACAGGCCCGTGTCCTGGGCTTCAAGCCGGGCGGCGGTCCGCTGCTGCCGGTGGTGATGCGGCTGGCGTCGGACCTGGGCCCGGCCGGGAACTGGGCCGTCCTGGCCCGCGCGGTACTGGAGGAGCTGTCGTCCGTCGGGGTTCCGGTCCTGCTCGGCGTCCGCCCGGTCGAGGGCCGTGTCCCGCTGCTGGTCTCCCTGCGCGCGGAGTCGGAACGTACGGCGGTGGCGGACCGGGTCTCGGCCGCGCTGCGGGCAGGTGTCGAACGCGCCGGCCTGGACCGGGCCGACGCCCCGCCGGCCGTGGTCGTCGGCGTGGCGGGCGGCTGGGCGGCGGCCTCGGCGGGCCTGCGGCACGCCGCGGAGACCGCCACGGCGGCCCACGGCCTGCCGGCCCGGCCCTGGTACGACGCGCGGCGCCTGGACATCGACCTGCTGCTGTGGCGGCTGCGCGAACACCCCGACCTGGCCGCCTTCGTGGACCGCGCGATCGGGCCGCTGCGCACGCACGACACGACGTCGCGGCCGCCGCTCCTCCCGACGCTGGAGACGTACCTGGCCCATGCGGGCCGCAAGGCGGAGACGGCGCGTGAACTCCATCTGAACCGGCAGACGCTGTACAACCGCCTGGCCCGCATCTCGGAACTCCTGGGCACGGACCTGGACGACCCCGAAACGGTCCTCTCCCTGAGCCTGGCCCTCCGCGCCCGCCGCCACACTCCTTCTTGA
- a CDS encoding glycosyltransferase family 4 protein: protein MSSSPVSTSPPAQPYGRPPLRTVQVLGTGAGAGSSAHVRSLATGLAARGVRVTVCAPVQAEGEYDFTGAGAQFAPDAVSALRAACAAADVVHAHGVRAGMRAALAIRGRRVPLVVSWHGEGPTAAGALGRLARMLERHVARAAAVVLGASSDQVDAARSRGARDARLAPVAVPAGPAGPDAAADPGKVRAELGAVERPLLIAVGSLVPHRGYSVLLDAAREWRGLDPAPLLVIAGEGPLRAELSRRIEAEGLPVRLLGRRRDAAQLLAAADLAVLPSRWEARALLAQEALRVGVPLVATAVGGVPELVGEGAVLVPPGKAGPLASAVTGLLADPDRRAALVAAGRVQAATWPSEDDTVAQVLSVYDELMERRR, encoded by the coding sequence GTGAGCAGCTCCCCGGTTTCGACCTCCCCGCCGGCCCAGCCCTACGGCCGGCCGCCGCTGCGCACCGTGCAAGTACTCGGCACGGGTGCGGGCGCGGGCAGCAGCGCGCACGTACGGTCGCTCGCGACCGGCCTCGCCGCGCGCGGGGTACGGGTCACGGTGTGCGCGCCCGTCCAGGCGGAGGGGGAATACGACTTCACCGGCGCGGGGGCGCAGTTCGCGCCCGACGCGGTCAGCGCGCTGCGGGCCGCCTGCGCCGCGGCGGACGTCGTGCACGCGCACGGCGTGCGCGCCGGGATGCGCGCCGCGCTGGCCATACGGGGGCGCCGGGTGCCGCTGGTGGTGAGCTGGCACGGCGAGGGCCCCACGGCGGCCGGTGCGCTCGGGCGGCTGGCACGGATGCTGGAACGGCACGTCGCGCGGGCCGCGGCGGTGGTGCTCGGGGCCTCCTCGGACCAGGTGGACGCCGCGCGGTCGCGGGGTGCCAGGGACGCGCGGCTGGCACCGGTGGCCGTACCGGCGGGCCCGGCGGGTCCGGACGCGGCGGCCGACCCCGGCAAGGTGCGGGCGGAACTCGGCGCGGTGGAACGGCCGCTGCTGATCGCGGTCGGCAGCCTGGTGCCGCACCGCGGGTACTCCGTCCTGCTCGACGCGGCCCGGGAGTGGCGCGGCCTGGACCCCGCGCCGCTGCTCGTGATCGCGGGAGAAGGGCCGCTGCGGGCCGAGCTCTCCCGGCGGATCGAGGCGGAGGGCCTCCCGGTACGGCTGCTGGGGCGCCGCCGGGACGCGGCGCAGCTCCTGGCGGCGGCGGACCTGGCGGTGCTGCCGAGCCGGTGGGAAGCGCGGGCGCTGCTGGCGCAGGAGGCGCTGCGGGTGGGCGTGCCACTGGTGGCCACGGCCGTGGGCGGGGTCCCGGAGCTGGTGGGGGAGGGCGCGGTACTGGTCCCGCCGGGGAAGGCGGGTCCGCTCGCCTCGGCCGTGACCGGGCTGCTGGCCGACCCGGACCGCCGGGCCGCACTGGTGGCTGCGGGGCGCGTCCAGGCCGCGACGTGGCCGTCGGAGGACGACACGGTGGCGCAGGTCCTGTCGGTCTACGACGAACTGATGGAACGCCGCCGGTAG
- the recN gene encoding DNA repair protein RecN: MRIRSLGVIDDAVVELSPGFTAVTGETGAGKTMVVTSLGLLLGGRADPALVRIGAKAAVVEGRIVMRPDAPAAVRAEEAGAEFDDGALLISRTVSAEGRSRAHVGGRSVPVGLLGELADDLVAVHGQTDQQGLLRPARQRQALDRYAGDAVAVPLEKYGSAYRRFRAVAVELEEITTRARERAQEADLLRFGLDEIAAVEPVAGEDTELAAEAERLGHAESLASAAQLAHAALAGNPEDPEAIDANMLVAGAHRALESVRSHDPALGSLAERIGELGILLSDVAGELAGYADDLDADPLRLAAVEERRAALTQLTRKYGSEGTVDAVLEWAEQGAARLLELDGDDERITELTAERDGLRGELSQLAQALTDARVEAATRFASAVTQELASLAMPHARVTIDVRQTDDPDGVDVDGRPVAYGPSGADEVELLLAPHPGAQPRPIAKGASGGELSRVMLAVEVVFAGSDPVPTYLFDEVDAGVGGKAAVEVGRRLAKLAKSAQVVVVTHLPQVAAFADRQLLVEKTNDGSVTRSGVTVLEGEDRIRELSRMLAGHEDSVSARAHAEELLAAARADA, encoded by the coding sequence ATGCGGATACGGTCGCTCGGGGTCATCGACGACGCGGTGGTCGAGCTGTCGCCCGGTTTCACCGCGGTGACCGGCGAGACCGGCGCGGGCAAGACGATGGTCGTCACCAGCCTCGGGCTGCTGCTCGGCGGTCGCGCCGACCCGGCCCTGGTGCGGATCGGGGCCAAGGCCGCGGTGGTCGAGGGCCGCATCGTCATGCGCCCGGACGCCCCCGCCGCCGTACGCGCCGAGGAGGCCGGGGCCGAGTTCGACGACGGCGCCCTGCTGATCAGCCGGACCGTGTCCGCCGAGGGACGCTCGCGCGCCCACGTCGGCGGCCGCTCCGTGCCCGTCGGCCTGCTCGGCGAACTCGCCGACGACCTGGTCGCCGTACACGGACAGACCGACCAGCAGGGGCTGCTGCGCCCCGCCCGGCAGCGGCAGGCGCTCGACCGGTACGCCGGAGACGCCGTCGCCGTCCCGCTGGAGAAGTACGGCTCGGCCTACCGCAGGTTCCGTGCCGTCGCCGTCGAGCTGGAGGAGATCACCACCCGGGCCCGGGAACGGGCCCAGGAGGCGGACCTGCTGCGCTTCGGGCTCGACGAGATCGCGGCCGTGGAACCGGTGGCCGGCGAGGACACCGAGCTCGCGGCCGAGGCGGAGCGGCTCGGGCACGCCGAGTCGCTGGCCTCGGCGGCGCAGCTGGCGCACGCCGCGCTCGCGGGCAACCCCGAGGACCCGGAGGCCATCGACGCGAACATGCTCGTCGCGGGCGCCCACCGGGCGCTGGAATCCGTACGGTCCCACGACCCGGCCCTCGGCTCGCTCGCCGAGCGGATCGGGGAACTGGGCATCCTGCTGTCCGACGTCGCCGGGGAACTGGCGGGCTACGCCGACGACCTGGACGCCGATCCGCTACGGCTGGCCGCCGTGGAGGAGCGGCGGGCCGCCCTGACCCAGCTCACCCGCAAGTACGGCTCCGAGGGCACCGTGGACGCCGTGCTGGAGTGGGCGGAACAGGGCGCGGCCCGGCTGCTGGAACTGGACGGCGACGACGAGCGGATCACCGAGCTGACCGCCGAGCGCGACGGACTGCGCGGTGAACTGTCCCAGCTGGCGCAGGCGCTGACGGACGCCCGGGTGGAGGCCGCGACACGCTTCGCCTCCGCGGTGACGCAGGAACTGGCCTCGCTCGCGATGCCGCACGCCCGCGTGACCATCGACGTCCGGCAGACCGACGACCCCGACGGAGTCGACGTGGACGGCCGCCCGGTCGCCTACGGCCCGTCGGGCGCGGACGAGGTCGAGCTGCTGCTCGCCCCGCACCCCGGCGCCCAGCCGCGGCCGATCGCCAAGGGCGCCTCGGGCGGTGAGCTCTCCCGCGTGATGCTGGCCGTCGAGGTCGTCTTCGCGGGCTCCGACCCGGTGCCCACCTACCTCTTCGACGAGGTCGACGCGGGCGTCGGCGGCAAGGCGGCGGTCGAGGTCGGCCGACGGCTGGCCAAGCTGGCCAAGTCGGCGCAGGTCGTGGTGGTCACGCACCTGCCGCAGGTGGCCGCCTTCGCGGACCGGCAGCTGCTCGTCGAGAAGACCAACGACGGATCGGTCACCCGCAGCGGGGTCACCGTCCTGGAGGGCGAGGACCGGATCCGCGAGCTGTCGCGCATGCTGGCCGGCCACGAGGACTCGGTCTCGGCGCGGGCGCACGCCGAGGAACTCCTGGCGGCGGCGCGCGCGGACGCGTGA
- a CDS encoding NAD kinase — translation MTDSAGSAGSSGSRVSGEGRTVFLLAHTGRPAAIRSAELVVQGLLRCGLGVRVMEHEAVDLPLPAEVELVTESTPGALDGCELLIVLGGDGTLLRGAEFARASGVPMLGVNLGRVGFLAEAERDDLDKVVDRVVTRSYEVEERMTLDVIVRTNGDVVHRDWALNEAAVQKVSPERMLEVVLEIDGRPVTGFGCDGIVCATPTGSTAYAFSAGGPVVWPEVEALLMVPISAHALFAKPLVTSPTSVLAVEVQSGTPHGVLWCDGRRTLELPAGARVEVRRGAVPVRLARLHHASFTDRLVAKFALPVSGWRGAPH, via the coding sequence GTGACAGATTCAGCGGGTTCGGCAGGTTCATCGGGTTCACGTGTTTCGGGGGAGGGGCGGACGGTCTTCCTGCTCGCGCACACCGGGCGGCCCGCGGCCATCCGCAGCGCCGAGCTGGTCGTGCAGGGCCTGCTGAGATGCGGGCTGGGCGTACGCGTCATGGAGCACGAGGCGGTGGACCTGCCGCTGCCCGCCGAGGTGGAGCTGGTCACCGAGTCCACCCCGGGGGCCCTGGACGGGTGCGAGCTGCTCATCGTCCTCGGCGGTGACGGGACCCTGCTGCGGGGCGCGGAGTTCGCGCGGGCCTCGGGGGTGCCGATGCTGGGCGTCAACCTGGGCCGGGTCGGGTTCCTCGCCGAGGCCGAGCGCGACGACCTGGACAAGGTCGTGGACCGGGTGGTGACGCGCTCGTACGAGGTCGAGGAGCGGATGACGCTCGACGTGATCGTGCGGACGAACGGCGATGTGGTCCACCGGGACTGGGCGCTGAACGAGGCCGCGGTCCAGAAGGTGTCCCCGGAGCGGATGCTGGAGGTGGTCCTGGAGATCGACGGGCGCCCGGTGACCGGGTTCGGCTGCGACGGGATCGTCTGCGCGACCCCGACGGGTTCCACGGCCTACGCCTTCTCCGCGGGCGGGCCGGTGGTCTGGCCCGAGGTGGAGGCGCTGCTGATGGTGCCGATCAGCGCGCACGCGCTGTTCGCGAAGCCGCTGGTGACCTCGCCGACCTCGGTGCTGGCGGTGGAGGTGCAGAGCGGCACGCCGCACGGCGTGCTGTGGTGCGACGGGCGGCGCACGCTGGAGCTGCCCGCCGGGGCCCGGGTCGAGGTGCGGCGTGGCGCGGTGCCGGTGCGGCTCGCCCGGCTGCACCACGCGTCGTTCACGGACCGGCTCGTCGCCAAGTTCGCGCTCCCGGTGTCGGGTTGGCGTGGCGCGCCGCACTGA